CCTGTCTTCAGATTTGGCAGGAAGGAGGCCAGCCAAGGCTCGAATCCCCCGCCGTTATAGATGAAAACGTCTGCGTTATGGATTTTGAAGATGTCACTCGCTTTAGGTTCCCAGGAATGCGGCTCCGCATTGTCAGGGATGAGCATCAGCAGATCGATCCGGTCCTTGCCGACTTGGTCGGCGAAATAATACAGAGGGTAGAAGCTGGCCACGACCTCGAGCTTGCCCGTGCTTGTGTAACCGGCAGTGGTGGTGAAGACTACGAATGATCCGGCCAGCACCAATAGTGAGGCCATTGTGATCGCGACCACGCCACGATATTCTTCCGGTATACCCATGTCCACCAATGAATGCAATAATTATTATTAAATATGAACTTTCCTATTAACAATGTCGTAAACTGTTTAAATAATCTTAACAATAATACCGGCAGAGTGAACGAATGGTCGTTATCAGCATTTCCCTCAACGAACAGAACGTGAAGGACCTCGACGCCATCCAGAAGGAGCTTGGCTTCTCCGGGCGATCGGAAGCGGTAAGGACAGCGTTGAGAACGCTGGTGGCCGAGCGAAACGAACGGAAGAAAATGGTAGGCCATGTTGACGGTGCCTTGATCATAGTCACAGAGATGGGCTCTTCGGAATCCATCGATGAGATCTACCATAAGAACCAGGAAATGATCAAGACCCACATCCACAACCATGTCGGAGGGGACCGTTGCATGAACCTGCTCATGATCGAGGGAGAGGCTTCGCGGGTCAACAGGATCCTGGACCAGCTGGAACGGCTGGAGGGCGTGAGCTATCTCAAGTTCATTCAATCCTGAGCCGGTTCCACCATCGGATATCCGAGCGCCTTCCAAGCATTTGTGCCGCCCAGCATGTTCCATACGTCGGAGTAACCGTTCTTGAGCAACAACCCGGCCCCCATGCTTCCGCGATAGCCGGAAGAGCAATAGATGACGACCGGCTTGTCACGAGGTATCGCGTTCAGCTGGGACTCGACCGACCCGATGTGGATGATCTTGGAGTTCGCGATCACCCCAGACCGCAGCTCATGGATGTTCCTCACGTCCACCAGAACGATATCCTTTCCGGATTCGATCCATCCCTTGACCTGGGTCGGAGTGGTCATATGGGTCATGGCGACCGGAGCCCCCGCCCGGCACCACATGTCCATCCCCACCCGGAGGTACCCGGGAATGTCATCGTACCCGATCCTGACCAATGACTGCACAGCCTCCGTCAGCTGGCTTCTGTTCTCGACCACCAGCAGGATCGGCCTTGTATAATCGAGATAGTAACCGCCGTATTGGGACAGGCCATCCAGCCATATGTTCAGTGCACCTGCTATATGCGCCCCTCCGAACGAGTGCGGCATCCTGATATCGAGAATGGTCATGTTCCCCTTCATGACCGTACGGAAGTCCGACACCGGCATGGGTCTAGGCGATGGCAGTCTCCCCAGCAACGGCGGACCATTGAGGTTGATCTCCTCCATCTTCGTGAAATAGGGGGGCTTCTCGATCCTTTCCTTCATCTTCGCTGAGACGAACTGCTCCCTGGTCAGCGACAGCATCTGGTTGCTTTCCAGCTCGATCCCGATGGTGGTATCTTCCCGTTCAGAGATGTTCCCTCCGCAGACCGATCCGGCACCATGAGCGGGATGGACGATCACTCCCATGCCCAGAGGGAGGATCTTTTCGAAAAGGGAATCATAGAGCATTCCGGACAGTTCCTCCCGATGATCCTCACCGGCAAGGTCGGTGCGCCCCACATCCCCGACGAAGAGCGCGTCACCGGTAAACACCATGACCGGTTCATCTCCGGTCGTCAGGTCAGTAAGAGAAAAACAGTAGTGCTCATAGGTATGGCCGGGTGTGGCGATCGCCTTGATCCGGACGTCCCCCAGGGTGAATTCCTGACCGTCGTGCAGGTTTCGACCGTAGTTGAACGGTAGAGCCTCGCCATGGAATATCTCGGCCCCGGTCATGCTGGCCAGTTCGACCGATCCGACCGCATAATCTTCATTGCGGTGCGTTTCGAGGATAAAGCGGATGCGCACCTCCTTCTCCTTCGCCATTCGCACATAAACTTCGCAATCACGGCGGGGATCGATGACACAGGCCTCGGTACCTGATCCGACAAAATAGGATATGTGGGCCAAACCTTCGGACTTCACCTTGTCAACGAACATGTGATCGGTCCTCAGAGGAGAGCGCTTGCCTAAAAATGGTTCCGCTCATCGCACCAGGACCGGGCCGCCCGTCCTGTCTAGTTCCTTGATCCCCTCTTCGAGCATCTTCAACGCATCCTGGTCCCAGTTATCGGGATTGAACAGGACAACGATCCCCTTGAAAGACTGGTAGGAGCCTGAGTTCACGATGGTATCGCTGTTGGTCACCAGAACCGATACGAACCTGACGTCCGGCTCGGCAAACCTCTGCTCATAGTAATCGCGATAGCCGTTTACCTGGGTGAAGAAGGTGCCCATCTTGGTGCCTTCCGACTTTTCGTTGATCTGCTTGGTTTCGGTGACAATGACCAGACCATCTCGGAAGATGACCATGTCCGGCGTGTGCATGTCCAGCTCGTCCGGCCCGCCTCCGAGGAAGGGATTGATGTCGACATACCATTTGCGGTCCAGCAGGTCAAGTTCGAACTTTTTCCTGACCAGGGCCTCATAGACCCTAGATCTGGGCTGGATCATCTTGGATTCCTTCTCGTCCTTTGGATCGAGCTGGCTTGGATAGGCCGAGTAACGTGACTTCAGCTCCTCTATGGCCCCTCGCAATAACTTTTCCTCCATCCTGCGGATCGTCAGCGCCATTGATTCATCCCTCGGGTCATTCAAAGAAAAATCGCGGAAGCGGTTTGATCTTAGGCGTTGGAGGGAACGCTCAATGCGTTCACCTCGACGCCGCCGACGTTCGTCCTCAGGCTGACGGCAAAGTTGCCGGCCGATGGATAGTTCGTCGATGTCAACGCGTTGTCAGCACCCACGAAACCGACCTTGCTCCCGACATGCACCCCGCCCAGTTCCGTCTTTGAGTCAATGGAGGCGCTGACGTTGCCCCTGATGCCGATATTGAGCGCTACCCCACCGGTGGTGGCGGTACCGTTCAGGGTCACCGTCCTGTTCATCGAAGTGGTCTGATTGAGCTGCAGTTCAACCCTTCCGGTCTTGGTCGAGGCTACGACCTTGATGTCCTGGCTGACCTGAGGGTTCTGCCAATCGAGGATAGAGGCGCCAACGTTCGTGGAAAGGGTTATGTCCCCGTTGAGCGACACCCCGGGATTGATCTTCAGGGTGACCGCTCCGGTCTTTGCGCTGAGACTGACCTTGTCGAAGGCGGTGGCGTTTGTGCTGTTAACCAGAACGCTTCCGGCGGAAGTGGAAAGATCCAGTTTGGAGCGCATCGAGTTGTCTATCTTGACGTCGCAACGGAGGTTGAGGTTGGATGCACCAAGGAGCCGGTCCTTGACGTTCACCGATGCATTGACCAAAGCCGTGTCAGACGATGTGCTTTGAACGAAATCAAGGGATATCGTGTTAGGATCCATCAAGAAACCGACCGATCCTTTGGCGGTCACATGCAAATTGAGAGCCTGACCGCTTAGGTTAGCATAGCTAACCCTTACTTCGCCAACATCGGCATTCAATTTCAGACTGAGTTTGTTCACACCGGCCGATGAGGACACACTCTTGGTCTCATCGAAATTGACCGCCTTTACCGGAAGGAACAAAACGGCGGCGAACGCCAATACCACCACTAGAACCACTATCAACACGATGACCGCAATTGCGAAACTACCCTTTCTGTCAGAAATCCTAATCACTTGCTTACCCCCATGACTTGAACGGCCATCTCAGGGCCTGTCCAGACCACACTGGAAACAAAATGGAATATCTAATATTAAATCAGTGGCCATCATCATAGACTCGATGCTTACCGATGCACATGGGACGAAGGGGGTTCAACACCCCTAATGCCTTGAATTGCAGCATCCGTTCCGGCCACATCCCAAATCATCCGTACCCCAAAGGTGCTCCTCTGGGGATATGTAAAGTGCCAGGGTAAGGGACGAGATCAGTAAAACGACCGCAATAATATATGGGAGGAATGTAAAATTGAATATCTTGACTTCATTGATGATCCCGAGCCCTGGAACTTGAGTCGAGAACAGCGATGATATTCCAACGACCGCCAGAACCCCAGCGCCCACCAACCGCCCTTTCCTTGACATGTACTTAGATATTATTAAAATCCGTATTTGAAATTAACCGACAATGAGGATATATTAGGTACAATGAGGCAATATTGACTCCAGAATGCCCGAATGGGGTCCGCTCTAGAACGGGAGTTCATTGCACCTACCCAAGAAAACATATTGATGAATCGCATGGGGAAATCGATCGGTGCTTGAATGAAATCAATAAAGTGCGAATGCAACTATGAGTTGACCGACAAAGAGATCAATGACACATTCGATGAGCCGGAGAACAACCGTTTCGTCCACATCGTCGAATGCCCGAAATGCGGCAAGATCAAGGCGTATTTTGAGGAAAAAGTTCCCGAGCCCGAGCCCGCTGAGGAAAAGAAGGAGTGACCGAAATCATTCTCAAGGGGCATGTAATATAGTGTCCCTCTCTTGTCCTTTATTCAAACCAATCTTTGACAGGTAACAAAAGAATCGATTATGGCACCACCCTGCGGTGTCAGGTCGTGAGAATTCTCGTCAAGATATCTATATCCAGGGAGTGAAATTGATGATGTTCTCCGATTACTGGATGTAATAACCAGCAAGATAAAAATTTTTCACTATTATTTAAACTTAAACGATTGATGCAGAGGGGGTCCATTAGGACTCACTGAACTACCCGTCCTGTCGTTTCCTACCTAAAAAATAGGGCTGCCCCGACCACAACCTTTAAAATGTTCTTCGAGATTTTTATAACCAATATCTTATTAGGGGGGAAAGACAACGAAGAACTACGTAGCAGAATTGATAGGCAGTATGCTGTTGGTTATGGTTGGTGTAGGATCATTGCTTTTTGGCTTGGTCTTGCCTGGGGGAAACCCGGTCACCACGAACATTAACCTCGTCGTACCGGCGCTTGCTTTCGGAATAATTGTGATGTCGCTGATCTACACGATCGGACCGATATCCGGTTGCCACATCAACCCGGCAGTGTCCATTGGTGTATGGTCGATCGGAGGAATGAAGACCAAGGACATGGTCATCTATGTCATCATGCAGATCATCGGTGGCATTATCGGTGCAGCATTCCTGTACATGATGTTCAAAGATGGTGGCGGTTCTATGAACACCTCCGCGGCTGGAGACTTCGGAACCACATACTATGACACCAAGTACAGCATGGCCGTCGTATTCGTAATTGAGATAATCAGCGCGTTCATCCTGCAGATCGTGATCCTCGGATCGCTCGGCAACAAGGGGAACGAAGCGCTTGCTGGAGTCTCAATCGGATTGGTCGTCGGTGCGATCATCCTCTTCACCGGTGGATTCGACGGAGCTGGCATCAACCCGATCAGGGACCTATCCCCAGCCATATTCGCAGGCGGAAAGTCCCTGGAGCAGGCCTGGCTGTTCGTGGTCGCGCCGATCATCGGTGCAATCATTGGATCCTGGTTGTTCAAGTGGATGGCCACCCCGGCAAAGAAGGCAGCTTAAACAACTGGCCAAGGCCCAAACCATTTCCCATCAAACATTTTCCCATTTGTTTTTGTTTATCTCTTAGATCGTGTTACTACGTCCATTCCTGAGTAAAGAAAGTGTTAATACCGTTCATAATATTGCTCGGGCATGATTCAGCGACCGCGCGGGACGAGGGACTTCGGCCCCGACGAGATGGAAACCAGGAGGTTCTTCGAATCGCTCATGAGAGATGTCGCAAGGACCCACGGTTTTCGCGAGGTCTCCACCCCGATCTTCGAAACAACGGACCTTTTTGTTGTTAAGTCGGGTCCGGGCATCGTCGAGGAGATGTATGCGTTCAAGGACAAAGGCGATCGTGAGATCTGCCTAAGGCCTGAACTCACCGCGCCTGTGATCCGCTTCTTCGTGAGTGATCTGACCACCTACCCACGACCGCTCAAGATGTTCTATTTCGGTCAGTGCTTCCGATACGAGAGGCCGCAATCTGGCCGCTACCGTGAGTTCTTCCAGTTCGGAGCGGAGCTTATCGGTGCTCCAACTCCCGAATCCGATGCAGAGGTCATTGGGTTGGCCGCCTCGATCATCAAGAAAACGGGACTCAAGGACTACCAGATAAGGGTCGGCCATATCGGGATCCTGCGCTCCTTGCTGACATCGGCCGGAGTAAAGACCGATGATATGCTCAAGATCCTCCAGAAACTGGACAAGAAGCTGTATGATGAGGCCCGACCGCTCATGAAAGAGGCAGGCATGAACGAAGAGGCCATGGAAGACGTCATCAAGACCACCCAGATCACCGGTCCGATGTCGGTCCTGAACGATTTCTCAGGCGAGGCCAAGGAGCATTTGGAACAGGTCTTTGCGGTCTTGAACGCATACGGGCTCGAAAATGTCTCGGTCGACCTGGGTGTGGTTAGGGGCTTGGCGTATTACACTGGCATGGTCTTTGAGGCCGACGCCCCCGCTCTAGGGGCGGAAAAACAGGTCTGCGGAGGGGGCTCTTATTCATTGTCGGAGCTGTTCGGAGGAGAAAAGGTATTCTCCAGCGGATTCGGAATCGGTTTCGATAGGATCCTGCTAGCTTTACAGCGCGAAGGGAT
The DNA window shown above is from Methanomassiliicoccales archaeon and carries:
- a CDS encoding MBL fold metallo-hydrolase produces the protein MFVDKVKSEGLAHISYFVGSGTEACVIDPRRDCEVYVRMAKEKEVRIRFILETHRNEDYAVGSVELASMTGAEIFHGEALPFNYGRNLHDGQEFTLGDVRIKAIATPGHTYEHYCFSLTDLTTGDEPVMVFTGDALFVGDVGRTDLAGEDHREELSGMLYDSLFEKILPLGMGVIVHPAHGAGSVCGGNISEREDTTIGIELESNQMLSLTREQFVSAKMKERIEKPPYFTKMEEINLNGPPLLGRLPSPRPMPVSDFRTVMKGNMTILDIRMPHSFGGAHIAGALNIWLDGLSQYGGYYLDYTRPILLVVENRSQLTEAVQSLVRIGYDDIPGYLRVGMDMWCRAGAPVAMTHMTTPTQVKGWIESGKDIVLVDVRNIHELRSGVIANSKIIHIGSVESQLNAIPRDKPVVIYCSSGYRGSMGAGLLLKNGYSDVWNMLGGTNAWKALGYPMVEPAQD
- the hisS gene encoding histidine--tRNA ligase encodes the protein MIQRPRGTRDFGPDEMETRRFFESLMRDVARTHGFREVSTPIFETTDLFVVKSGPGIVEEMYAFKDKGDREICLRPELTAPVIRFFVSDLTTYPRPLKMFYFGQCFRYERPQSGRYREFFQFGAELIGAPTPESDAEVIGLAASIIKKTGLKDYQIRVGHIGILRSLLTSAGVKTDDMLKILQKLDKKLYDEARPLMKEAGMNEEAMEDVIKTTQITGPMSVLNDFSGEAKEHLEQVFAVLNAYGLENVSVDLGVVRGLAYYTGMVFEADAPALGAEKQVCGGGSYSLSELFGGEKVFSSGFGIGFDRILLALQREGMTSPKTGIQAFVIPVNEKMRGRAFKIVADLRESGIVADIDLMRRSLAKNFKYADSIAARYAIIVGEKEEEAASVTLRNMGSGEQSLVKTEDLIERLRQ
- a CDS encoding CopG family ribbon-helix-helix protein; its protein translation is MVVISISLNEQNVKDLDAIQKELGFSGRSEAVRTALRTLVAERNERKKMVGHVDGALIIVTEMGSSESIDEIYHKNQEMIKTHIHNHVGGDRCMNLLMIEGEASRVNRILDQLERLEGVSYLKFIQS